A part of Helicobacter himalayensis genomic DNA contains:
- the accA gene encoding acetyl-CoA carboxylase carboxyl transferase subunit alpha has translation MATYLDFEQKLKAIQDDIESAIIRGDTHAQEILQKALQKEIAQVYSGMSDYQKLQLARHPDRPYAMDYIELILKDKYEICGDRHFHDDKAIVCFIGKIGEQSTVVIGEEKGRGTKNKLMRNFGMPHPEGYRKALRVAKLAEKFKLPLLMLVDTSGAYPGIGAEERGQSEAIAKNLQEFAALKTPTISIVIGEGGSGGALAIGVADRLAMMQYSIFSVISPEGCAAILWNDPSKLETATKALKITPDELKKLNLIDSVVQEPSIGAHRDKHNAAKAIEEYFLNELEEIKQDESYLDKRYEKLMRYGVFGG, from the coding sequence ATGGCAACTTACTTAGATTTCGAGCAAAAACTTAAGGCTATTCAGGATGATATAGAATCTGCCATAATCAGAGGTGATACTCATGCTCAAGAGATTCTTCAAAAAGCCTTGCAAAAAGAGATTGCTCAAGTTTATAGCGGTATGAGTGATTATCAAAAGCTTCAGCTCGCGCGTCACCCAGATCGCCCGTATGCGATGGATTATATCGAGCTTATTTTGAAAGATAAATATGAAATTTGTGGCGATAGGCATTTTCACGATGATAAAGCGATTGTGTGTTTTATCGGTAAGATTGGCGAGCAGAGCACGGTGGTTATCGGCGAGGAAAAGGGACGCGGGACAAAAAACAAGCTTATGCGAAATTTTGGTATGCCTCACCCTGAAGGCTACAGAAAGGCTTTGCGCGTTGCGAAGTTGGCTGAGAAATTTAAACTTCCATTACTTATGCTTGTGGATACTTCTGGTGCATATCCGGGTATTGGCGCGGAAGAGCGTGGGCAGAGTGAGGCGATTGCCAAGAATCTGCAAGAGTTTGCCGCGCTTAAAACACCCACGATATCTATCGTCATTGGCGAAGGTGGGAGCGGAGGTGCGCTGGCTATAGGTGTGGCTGATAGATTAGCGATGATGCAGTATTCTATTTTTAGCGTTATCTCGCCGGAGGGCTGTGCAGCGATTTTGTGGAATGACCCAAGCAAGCTAGAAACTGCGACAAAGGCGCTCAAAATCACACCCGATGAGCTAAAAAAGCTCAATCTCATAGATTCTGTTGTCCAAGAACCGAGTATTGGCGCACACCGCGATAAACACAATGCCGCAAAGGCGATTGAAGAATATTTCCTTAATGAACTTGAAGAAATAAAGCAAGATGAATCCTATCTTGACAAACGTTAC